GGGTTTGAACGACTGTTTGTTTGCTAAGAGCTGATACCAATAAATAATAGATGAAGACAAACGTCAGATTCCATCTTAatgttgtctcttttttttgcctccacacacatgcattcaatacaaagatttttttcatgtatatatatatatatatatatatttaatgctGTTTGAGCCCTGGTGTTGTTGTCAGCATGTCTGAGCACTTAGCCTCGTCCATTAGTGGTATTTTGTGTCCCATTAGTCAGTAAATGTGTCACACCTGCATAGTGGGGATTATAATCCTGCCAGCAGCCTTGTACTACACCTATAAAACCCCTCTCTGGCTAATGCACCACATGCTAACAAGGCAAACACTGAGGTGAGTGAGTCCTCTGTGAAGTCCAGCTCAATGCCTATTAAGTTAATAATTACATTTCCTATTAATTTACTGTCTGAACTGCTGTTTACTAATCGCTTCATAACCCCTGGTCTGTGAGATGCATGTGTGAGGAGATCATTACAATATGTggcttcctctgcagctctgatgGAAGCAAGCAGCAGAGTGGCGGTGCAGGTGTTGCTGTTGACGTTGATGGTTCAGGTCGCCCTGTCCCAGCACTGGTCCTATGGATGGCTTCCAGGTGGGAAGAGGAGTGTGGGGGAGCTGGAGGCGACCATCAGGGTGAGTGGGGTTCTTTACTTTTTGCAAATGAAGATATAACAGATATACCAGCGCAGTTTAACCCGGttgcacttttctttcttttgcttcGTGTTTTGTTGCATTGTTTTCACATCACTCTTTGTGAAATGTCCTCTATTGTGCTCAGATGATGGGCACAGGCGGAGTGGTGTCTCTTCCCGAGGAGGCGAGTGCCCAAGCCCAAGAGAGACCTCGACCATACAATGTAGTAAGTGCTTATTATACATAATTTATCACCAATGTCTACTTCAATTGTACAATATTAATGTACACTACACCGCTGTGTGCAACCGCGCTCCAAAGCAGCAATGACAATATACAAACTGCTCaatgactgtttttatttttccccttttttgtGCCTGATTGAATATGTGCATGCGTAATTGTATCCTCTTTGAATGCTGCCAGATGTGCTGCTAATGTGCTGCGACACATTTGATAtcgtatatatttataaataaatgaaaatttGAAACATTTGCGAGATTAAATATTCAGGCAGCAGTTCAAACTGTTAACGGAGATTTAATTTCCTCAGATTGATGATGGTCCCAGGCACTTTCACCGAAAGAAAAGGTTCCCTGATAATTGAAGAGAAGGAAGCAACACACTGTCTTTACATTGTGATGGGTCGGAATGCAAGATGTTGACTTCAATGAATGTATTACACAgatatttattaaatgtttgtagcattttcatcagtgttggGTTGTAATAAAGATTTTGAAATGTTATGAAACGATTAAAAGTGTTGTGTTTAATTCCAGATCCGGTCATTAGAAGACAAACGATGTTTCATATGTGTAAAATGACATCTTTAAGGACTTTAAATTGATTCAGTTGTCTTTGTAGAGCAGCCACGACCGACAAGCATGACAAACTCGTGACACAACAATCTTAGCATGACAACAGCTGGTGATTAGGCCAATTTATTAGAAATCAATGACTTAATTGAATTTGTTACAGTTTTGGTAATTCCATTTTCTGCCACACCGGTCATGTGCATATGCAATGTGGAGAATTACcccagcagatttttttttttattgttctgcCACCTGAATGTTGATTAAACCCCCGAAATGAAAGCGACTCATCTAAATGTCTGATGTCCGCCGCAGCTCTCCTCCAATTTTTCGGATAACTGCATTCATCCAAAACAGACAAAGTGCAGaactttctcttccctctctgtgaAAGCAAATTGGTGTTCATTATAAAAATTGGAATTTCATATCAGGAAAGGAAAAGAATCAGCAGGGGGCATATGTTTTAAAGAGAACTCATTTTCTGGCAAAGCCCCACAGACAGAGCACCATACTAATCGCCTGGTGCATAAGGGGCCGGGATTCATGAACTGTGCTGACACCGGGGAGGCCCCGCATTGTTAGAGCGTGGTTGTAATGCACACCAATGAACCCAAACCCGCTGGCACAACTGGGAAAAGGTGAACATTATAAAGCACATAGAATTAAAGAGAAATTAAACCACATTCCATTGCACTTCCAGAACAATGCTTGTTCATTTGTGAAACTTCACATCGTTGGTTTAATATTCATGCTTGTAATTTGCATAACACAATCATTCCCTTTGATGAGCGGAGACTTTAGAATCTTTGTGAAAAGTGTTTCCATTCTTCGACTTCTTTCACAAAGTTTCGCGAAGACGACGTCGTCCGGCGCGTTTTCTGTTGAAAGTCGCAGAGTGAGACTTCCTGGAATTGATTTAACTGACTTTACACTCATCGTTATGGAGTTTTCAATAATTTTGCCACACGCTCATAAAAGATAATTATATGCTCTTATAGCATTCTCTAAAATATGGTTTTAATTCAATTTGGTTTACTTGTGTGAGAATAATTAATGTTGTACAGATAAAGCATGAAATCCCATAAATTCCCTTTAAATAATCCCAGAGCATTCGCAGGGTGAAAGCCAACTTTCTCCCTCCCAGTGTCCTCATCAAGGACCTGCCTAATTGCACGTATATCAGGGCAACAAAACCTGCTGGTATCTATGTTTCCAAATTTGATTTAACCTCACTTTCTCCTTCCCGGACCCCCTGGTGGATATTCACTTTGTTTACCTCAAATTAAACTTCATATTGTTTACAGCCTCCCGGTCCCTGAACATTTTATAGCATtttggaattatttatttatttattttttgtaatgatTGTAGAGTTGGGATTCATTTGAATGTTTCCCTCATCTGCAtgaaaattatataattaactTTTGATTAACCAGCTCAGTTGAGCCGGTTCCCCCATGAACACTGGTGAATAGTACCCACCGCATTTTAATGACTGTTTTCCAATTGAGTGGCGACCTTTTCATCAAAGAGCCACAACTGGGGCTAAAACAACAGTAGAAAATAATCACGGCGAAGACAATGGCAGAGGCCGACAGGCTAGGATGTCACCCTTAAATATAACAACACGGATGAAAGCCACCTTACTGCACGTAGTGGCTGTGGCGAGAAGCCAAGTGCTTATGTTGCTGGATGCCCCATTGTTAAAGCTGTGGAGGTCACAATCCATTGGCATATAGAGAGGGAAAGGACAGGAAGCCGAGAATGGCCCATTGTTACGTGTCCTTGCTCAGAGGGAATTCCATTATGAAGGGCAATACATTTTTGATACTTTGATTTTTGTGCCATTCATTTGTTTGACAAACAGAACATATTTGGATAATGGCTCCAGGAAAGCGGGGGTCTCCGAGCTCCTCCATCCAAGGCCACAGCGCTGCATTAACACACCTGCCAATCAAGCACATTTGAGCAGATGTGCATCCTCGCGCGGGCCCACCATCAAATAAGCATCCCATCATATGCATAAAatagttttcatttcatcacaATTAAGCTGCTAGCaccgtgtgtgtttctgacggGTCACGGGGAAACTTTTATTGAAGCAGAGAATATAATAAAGTCATTTTCCAGGTGCTTGTTGTGGCTCTTATTATGAACAGGATGATAATTTCCCCTGGAGGAATCTGGCGCTGCATATCAATTGAAGTTTAGTGTGGGTCTTACTATGTTCCCGCAGGCGATAGTAGAAGGCAAAGTCATCTTCAGAGAGAGTCTAAATGTCAGGGAGGTCTTCAAACACTTTTTTCCCAGAGCCTTAGTGAAAGGGGGTCTTTGGAAGTGCGACGTCTTGGAATTGATACATTGGAGGTGGGGTacagagcaggggggggggggggggggtgaggccGTAATGTGAAAGCAGTTGACATGAAATTTAATTGGGGGAAAAGCATAAATGTGGAAAGGGTCACGGAGAAATGAGAATATGGCTGCTCCCAGCGAGCCGCGTTCTGGAGGCGAGGCAGTGGCTCCCAGCGCCTCTCACTCACCGCTCACTGTCGTTTCCCCGTGTCGCCACATGGTGACGCTCTTGAGCTGCGCGCCCCGGATCCGGGGGGCCGTCGCTCTCTCAGCAATTCCATCACTTAAGTTGCAGAAaactgtttctttctttttttaaatctaacaaAGACTTCAATCCGTCATtcccaaaaaaaaactctgcagaAAGGATTATTAATTTTTCTCCCCGCGTGCTGACTGATGGAGTTTGTCTTTacaacaggaaggagaaaagtGTTTTGTACAGTTCTGAATCCGAGctcactgtaaaataaaaaacgttAAAAAATCCACATAAAAAGCGTGGCATCTGTGGAAAGTCATGAATTTTCCAAGTCTTATTAGTTTTGCATTTGCGAGGTgttaattcattttattctctttcttttttctttttttcttccagtgtGTGAAGTTGCAGTGCAGCGAGCTGTACGGTAGCGTGTACAGTATATAGCAGTGAATTGGcccttccttcttcttcttcttcttctcctcggcTGGCAGGGAACCTTCCTGTTGTGATCCGACTTCTCCGCTTTGATCAAAGAACAGTGTTAAAGCActgggagaaggaggaggtatgaaatatgaatgaatacaGCTGTGTTTTGATGGATATGTCTCAAAGTATCCCAGTAAGAGACTGCTAAAGGCCAGgaaatctgtttgtgttgtgg
The Platichthys flesus chromosome 12, fPlaFle2.1, whole genome shotgun sequence DNA segment above includes these coding regions:
- the gnrh3 gene encoding gonadotropin-releasing hormone 3: MEASSRVAVQVLLLTLMVQVALSQHWSYGWLPGGKRSVGELEATIRMMGTGGVVSLPEEASAQAQERPRPYNVIDDGPRHFHRKKRFPDN